The genomic region ATATAGGCTACCCAACATTAATCAATTACGCAAGCTATCCGGCTCTTGGCATGTTAACACCTCCTCGACGACACTACGGTggcaggcctgatcaccaacaatgatgagacagcctatagggaggatttggccggtagggatatccttgtctcatcgcgcactagcgactcctatgGCGGGCCGAGCGTAGTGcgcgctgaccaggtcgctaggtgtacagtgtttcctccgacactttggtgcggctgacttccgggttggatgtgcgctgtgttaagaagcagtgcagcttggttggggtGTGTtctggaggacgcatggctctcgaccttcgtctctcccgagcccgtacgggagttgtagcgatgagacaagacagtaactactaacaattggatacctcgaaattggggagaaaaaggggttaaaaaataaataataatagttAAGCAAATAGCTCTCCAGACTGCGTTGACCCTTTTTTCACTaacttttttgactcatcacatacactgctgctactgttaacTATCTGTCaatttattcctagttatatgtacatgtcTACTTCAATTACcgtgtacccctgcacatcgactaggTTGTGGTCCCCAATATTCCCTCTAAGCTACGCATGTGTCTGGGAGCGTAGCCCGTGCAGAGAATCACAAGactgaacttcactcaactttctagagttttcaccgttagttaacactatcaacgtttccctttacaGTTGAAATTGTGATCAAATCAATGCAATATTatccactttcaatgcaacatactgaaacaaaacaaacaatgcaagacttagtatgcaaaactatgcaagagattttgttgtcGGCAGGGCCCATCGGAATAGGATTCTTTTGCATTGACAGGCATGACTCAGGCCCATACTCTACGCAGACTGGtgcgccataaccaatcagagctgcagtaggcctatatgcaaatagaccattgccatatatggatatgtaccattcactttgaactggactgttttacagcatgagcggtctcGATAATTATGCAgctgttttgagatcaaagtgagagctgcatgtagccacgtgtgcacatttgttcatattctttgctagttagtgagtcattagcccagttatagctaATGTGTAATCAGCAATGAGGGAGTGATttcttcctacaagagcacaaaccTGTACATTTCTATCCATCCTTAAAAAGCAGTCAAGTAAAGAGCTTTTTTTTaatgtcttaaaggggcagtgttgtattttaaaacaggcttgaataagctaagtagccaataggcagagggtagcatataTTGTCTGaatctctgtaataatggtatgggaataataataaaTGGTAtcttgtaaagtggtttcttgcatcaaacaacacaacaaaatgttcagTCACCTtatctgaaggacaagtggataaacaggatAATGTCAAGCTcagcatgtttttttttcaaaagtcttgtggaatgtaggcctacattgaacaccatatattggctgctactgtaggctgaatgatataacctatttccatgttaaaatgttgtgATGCATTTTCTCCACCGTTTtttatggtaggcctacattataaaTCAAATACTCACAGTAGCCTAATTGGACACTGTTAAAATAGTAAATTAATGTATAACCACAGTATTCACAGTAAACGTGTGCTGGAAGTTGCACCGAATTTTCACAACCTGAAGTTTGCtcaatgacaacaacaaaaaacaagggAACATTGCTGGTACCCCTTacatatagccaagttatcattactcctTGTGTATCTATTATCaggtgttttacttttctatgaTTTCTATATTTTATTTCTCTCTGCATTATTGGGAAAGCTAATAAGTAGACtaggcatttcactgttcgtcCACACCATTTGTTCAAAGCACGTGACGAatacaatttgacttgatttgattcCCAAAACGAATCACCAACCAATTCTAGATGGTTCGTTCTACACAGTAAATGACATGACTAAATCAATAGGTTTGGAGTAGGTCTATATATATCGTTTAAAATTGGTTTTAAATTACGTGTTAAATTAGGAGGTAGTTAAAATGACGTTTAATAACAGGAATGTATCAAATAATGTAAATTGTGTTACCGGGGTCAGTAAAGTTACTTACCATCTCCACTGCGACGGCGGAGCGAATTCCACCGGCTTTCTCGAAAGCCCATGGGAAGTTGAGAAGTCCCGCACCAAGCGCAGATTTGAGCATGatgaaaattgctcccaaagatccAAGTCTTGGGCCATCTGTATCGAGTGTGGGCTTGGCGAGCAAGCTGATGCTTTCCCTCGCCAACTCTTCCATGCTTTGTCAGACTTGCTCCAAACTCTCCGAAAAACCTCTGCGACTCGTGCCAGGCGATGTGTTCACAGGAATCTGCTCAATAAATAACGGTGAACTAAAAAGGAGGCTGGGGCAAGGATTGGGTTGGGAAGGTCCGTGTACTTTTCTTGTTTTGATTTCCTAGTCAAAAAGTAATGGAAAACAGAAAACGGCTAGTTGTTAGTTTCTAAAGTTGAGAAACGAAAATTGTAACTCAACTTGTTCTCTAATTTCTCTCATTGATTGTTTCAAAGTTGGACATGAAGTAACTTaaaacaaataacatttgacaTTTTGGGATTTTAGTTTTTCATTTTGTCCATACCTGGAAGTACACTCCCCCTCAGAATATTCATGAGCCTTATGGGGTGTGGTTAGAGCCAAGGTAGGCGGCACAAAGAAAGGCGTAGCCTGTGTGTGCCAGGAAGATAAAAATACTCATGTTAGCTAAGATGCAGAACTTATTATGAAGTTAGCATGCCAATAGAACAAACTCAACAAATTTCAGCTGACTAGCTAGCCCAACCTGGTTACTGGCTATAGTCATGCTAGCTAGTGGAAGTAAGTTAGTCCTTCAACCTGCAACAAGATGAAGCTGACCGGCCAAAGCTACCTGCTATGGAAAGGTCAGATTTCTCCATTACTTTCTGTTGACAAAATTCTAATTAAAGGTCcactgtatttaaagggatggcttaatTTAAATGTTCTGAAACCCCCAGGaagctgctgaagggaggacaactcataacaatggctggaatggagtaaatgaaatggtatcaaagacatggaaaccatgtgtttgataagTTTGATTACCATTCCAAATAGTcggttccagccattactataaGCCAATCCTTCCCAGTTAAGGTGCCTCAAACTGATGTGCTGAAACCCCTATTGATTGAAAACTCCATgagaaaatctgttggccagcaagtggggGGGTTTTCAGCAGTTGAATTAAATGTATTCAGTGCGTGCAAGGGAGCCACGCaaaaggtaagtctgaataccaattATTGAGAAGTGTGTAGGAAAGGCATACATTTCCTAATTAGGAATTATCCCATAAGTGAATACAGACTTTGATCTTCCTTGAATGTGTGTAAGTAGGTGGGGTCGGGGAGAGGAGTGTACTGCAGGTGTGTGTGGTGGCCTGGCTGGTCATTTGTTAGTGGGCTGTAGCCTCAGGCCTTTGCCTCTCAATTCTCTGACCCCTCACCTACAACAACCTGAAATCAACATGATCCAACAGACCCAGTCGAAAAGCACAATGTAAATGAATGAGATACAGCGATTACATATATTTAAAGTATGAGTGTGTTACAAATCTCAATTAAAGTGTTTTATCTATAAACAATCATGTATGAATCACTCATCTTGATCTGATCTACCTTTAGAGGGTGGAATCTTTCACCCACTTCTCCATTTAATTTCTTAGTTTGTCCTGTAAGCACATGCTGGTGGCAAGCTTGTCCTTAACCAATTGGGGGATATCAAACCCTCACTCCCCAGGATAAGATTATCATCTCAGATAATTACATGTAAGTAATAACAAAGACTGTCCTTGTTCACTGTAAAAATACAACTTTATTTACTTGGCTTTGATCATAACTAGGACCACCACTGAAATGAAAATCGCACATGTTCAGTTCCATCTCTGGTGCTAAGCCACATTGCACTTTTCTTTGAGAGAACCCTGGACTTCTCAGTGTTAATACACCCGTGATATTAATCAATAGCACGCCTTGAGCTTCATATTAGCCTCAGCATCAGTATTACAGAGCAAGAGCATGGCTCCCTTGTTGACATAGACTTGTGGGGAAATTCTACTGGAAAGGTTTTCTATCCGTAGCTTCCGTTGGGTTCTGTATGAACAGGTCAGAGCCAGTCAGAAAATGCCAATTCTATTTCTGTAACATTCCTGGCTGTTCCCTAAACTGTGCAACCAAATtttttctccccatctcttgAGTGCATGTTAAAAGGAATGTCCAGTAATTTATTTAACATAGTATTTAGCCATGCTACTTTCACTGGGTTTTGTGGATTTCTTATTTGTCTTTTATAGTATTCCTATAAAAAAGGACAGACAAAacaatatatatgaatagaaaatgGCATACAGAATGAACATTCACTTTTATGGCAGTGTTTAGAGAAATGCTAATTCTTATACTTATGTATGTTTCAGTAAAATGGCTTTCTCTCTGAGTGTAGAGACTTATTGCAGGGATGCAAGTACCATATTTAGTCTTAAAACTGTTGAAATTCTAGATCATGTAGAATGATAAAACTCAATAAAATGGAAatacaccatgaatctgttgctTCATTGCTTTACATTTCTGGGAAAGCACACAACATGTAGTATGACGACTAATGAAAAACAAATGCCAGCGCATATTTCCTATAAAACATTTTACTTCTGATAAACATGTCAATACAATGAAAATCATCGACATATTGTACACAAAAGTCAGAATCGTAACTTGAGACAGCAACCTATGAGAGAATAGACCATTTATGTTCATTCAAGATATCAAagcaaacaccacacacacattaacaaaaAGTCAAAATAACTCACTTTCTCCCCCAGCCCCATATGACGTGTTCACTCTATGGCCATCCTTTCATTATGGCTGAAAAGACTTTAACCTATGTAAACTTCCATTCTGATTTCCTTCAGTGTATCAGACAGTGAGCAGAACACATTGTGCAAATTAAATAATACAAAAGGAAGAAGAATAAGAATAGAAAACTCCCCTATTCCTACCCAGTCAACAACTCTCACACAATGAAGACATATACCAGTTAGGGTTAGCTCTTATTGATGAGCTGTATGATGGCGATGGTGGTGCTCTGTCCAAAGATGAAGGCCCCACAGATCAGAGTGATCATCCCCCATGTTGTTAGGACCACTCTGAGAgggaatgggggagggggagtgagaaaATAAAGGAGAACATGGTGTCAATGAAAAGAAGGATTTGGATGGATGAATGGTTTGAATGAGTGACCATGATTGGTTTAAACTCACCGTGTTTTGAAAGATACTTGCTCTGACTGCATGGCAAATACTAGACATAGCCCTGCACACAAGCAGATAAAGCAAACATACATTATCTCTGCTGGTTCGATTCACATACAACtgtgtgggagagagtgaaggagtgaAAGGGGGATAATTTTCCCACCTGGGAAGATGAAAATGAAAAATGCGCTGATTCCCCCAATGATACTGATAACCTTGCTGATGTCTGGGATGAACATGGCAATGAGCAGGGTGATGGTGATCCAGGCTATAGTCAGCCCCACGCGGCTACAGTTCTCATACGACTCGGTCACAACATGGAAGCGCCGACAGAAACTCAGCAGTGGGTCCTGAATCACGGACCTGATTGCAGAACATTAGAGACACTGCAATGAGACTCACTGGGTCTAACAGACAAATTTACTAACAAGTTCTTTATTTTGACTTAAAATGTTCTGATTTAAAAATGGCCAATGAATGACATTTCTATGTAATGCCAATTATTGTTACCTTCCTAGCAGGAGGATGATGGGGAAGATGGTGATGATAGAGATCCCAAAGAGCAgtcttgcaatgatcatgaggacATCGTCCCCTGTGTATGACATCAGAATATCTGCTGCAACATCCTTGCCAAATGTCAGGTATCCGTAAACACCTGAACCAGAAAGGGAGGGGAAACATTCAAACACCAACTTTACCTTaaaggttcttcagctgtccccataggagaacccttttaggtttcaggtagaaccctttccacagaggaaaccttaaagggttctacctgacacctaaaagggttctcctgtggggacagccaaagaaccactttggaacctttttttctaagactcTACAATAGTATAGTCACTGTGTTCACTACAATCACTTGGTGCTATGAGCCGGAGTATTGAAGGGATGAGTCTCACCAGTTAGGGAGTAAATGACCAGGCAGAAGAACATGGACATCACAGAGATGAACACCCAATGGGACAGGCTTTTGTTCTCCATGCTGCTGTAGATGGCTATGCAGGCCTCGTGACACTGGAGCACAGAATGATACAGAACATGGCAGGCTCAGAACGCAAAGCTCAGAGAAACATGACTACATAGACCTGTGACGGGCTTGAGTCCTCTGAATCATTCTGGTGGCCAGTTAGCTCTGGCCCTTACATTGAGACTATGTATAGCATGGGGCTCCACAGCTCTTAATGCTCCCAATCATAGAACATCAGATCCCTTGTCACAAGCTGACAATTCAACTATATACATTAACCTGGAAGAACCTTGCTTGTGTTTCTCGATCAAATTTTACTCAACATTCCTCCATCCACATTCCTTCAGGATTCCCATCCTTCCTCGTTTTTTTCACCAGCTCAGTAATCAATCATCCCGGGGGTGCATGGGCTCAGGGAGCTGGGCTTTGGCTGCCGCTCTCCCCACTTCCCTTTTATTACATTTCTGACAATCCCCCTGTGTTTCCTTGGTTACTCAGAAGATTAAACAATACCTCTGAAAATGAGTAATATTTTCCAATTTTCCTCCAATCTTACCCAAGTTAAAATATTGAACAGAGAAACAGCTCTCCTCTGCCGGATAGCCTGAGGCTCTGTTGGACTGTGATGACTGACCACTCCTCAATAGACAGCTCCTCAATTGACCAGAATTTGGGGTAAATGCCAGACTTTTAACCATTGGCTTCATAAAGAAAACAAATCTAACCTCACAAGTGACCACTTTGAAAACCAAACATGTTTGAAGCCGTACTCACCTGAAAGCCAAAGCAGATGGTTGGGATAACGCTGAACATCGAAGCCCAAGAGCTTATTCTACAGAGAGACGACAAGAAAACTTCAGAGTGTCTCTTAAAAGGGCCTTTTCAACAAGACCTAATCTGACCTGAGGCAATTTCAGTCTTTTACAGTTTCTGTCAATCACACCGACACATTACAATGTGTGGGCTGAGGGCTCGGACTCCACTCCAAGACAGTCAAAATGTAGCTCAAAATGAAAATACCTTTAACAATGGAACAAGGACTAAAAGCTCCTAATATTAAAAGGGCATCTTAGATCCTGATCTCACAGACTTCTTTACAGGTTACATTTAACTTGACAGCATTTTCAGACTATATTGATATGATTTTATGATAGGCCTATGCTAAAGGCCATCACATAGGCCTATGCTAAAGGCCATCACATAGGCCTATGCTAAAGGCCATCACATAAAGGCATCACTATGCCATCACATAGGCCATCACATAGGCCTATGCTAAAGGCCATCATATGCTAAAGGCCATCATAAAACCATATCAATATTGTTCACATCACTCAGACTAAGGACAGAAATTGCTCAAAGGTCAAACTAATATGAATTGGGATTACAAGCACTCACCCACTTGTGTACAAGGGGGATATATGCACATCACTGCTGTCTCTTGTGTGATATTTCACAATCATGGCCACTGTTAGGTATGTAGCCGCCAGAGTACCTAAAACACTTCAAAATGAGGGAAAGGGTTGAGCATAACATGAGATTGAATATGGCAGTAACAGCCACACAAATGTTGCAATGTTCTGCACCAAGTAGCCTGGGCTTAAAACTTTGCAATGCTGTAGTACACTGCCCATAAATGACTCACCCACCTGATGTACTTCTGAATACTGATCTCtttagggatggagagagggaggatgaggaagacACACAGGAGGATGAGGGCAAAATGTGGGTGTGTGTACCAGTGGTATGGCATATCTGTCTCGGGCAATCCAGTGATCAACTCATAAAGGGAGATGCATACTGCAAGACAAACACATTAATTACATAAAGAAACATGTATCAGATACTATATATGAAGTTGAAAATCGATATCATTAACCTATTTCCAATGATCATCATTACATAATGAGAAGTGGGGACAGGAAAATCTGATGATTTCGAAGGCTCCAGAAGAAATAGTTCAGGAAGGAATGACTTTATTATGAAAACGGTAACATAACCCAGTAAGAGATAGTTAGGGAGTCATGCAGTCGGGGAGAAGCATGAAGATACTCACGTTTCTTCAGCTGGTCCGACACTATGACCAGGAAGGCCACAGAGATCATGAAGAGGTTGAAGACGAACACAACCTCACAGAGCTGCCCGATGGCAGACCCACACACATCCTTCACCACGGCCTGGTACGTGTTCCGGCCACTGATGGAGGAGGAGTAGCCCAGGATTACCAGGCCACTGATGAGGAACACCAGGGACACCTGGGGcggaggagagatgaagatacAATCAAGAGGTTGCTgagtaggagaagagaggtgagatTGAGCAAATAATAAGAGAGTAGGTCTATAACGGATTGGTCTGGCTGACACCAAACTCGAAGTCTTCGTGATTCATGTCAGCCAGGCTAATAAAGGATAACATGGATGAGGGGAAGGGATAACCAGAGGGAATTTCATAAAATGCTGAATTTAGTGTGTACAACTGCTGAGAATGATGTGCTTGACTGCGGTGCTTTATATTGATTATATACCAAATGAAACAAATTGAAATTGTCAACATTGATGCTATTATTTGATTAAGAATATGTAGGCTACCCAACATTAATCAATTACGCAAGCTATCCGGCTCTTGGCATGTTAACACCTCCTCGACGACACTACGGTggcaggcctgatcaccaacaatgatgagacagcctatagggaggatttggccggtagggatatccttgtctcatcgcgcactagcgactcttATGGCGGGCCGAGCGTAGTGcgcgctgaccaggtcgctaggtgtacagtgttttctctgacacattggtgcggctgacttccgggttggatgcgctctgtgttaagaagcagtgcagcttggttggggtGTGTtctggaggacgcatggctctcgaccttcgtctctcccgagcccgtacgggagttgtagcgatgagacaagacagtaactactaacaattggatacctcgaaattggggagaaaaaggggttaaaaaataaataataatagttAAGCAAATAGCTCTCCAGACTGCGTTGACCCTTTTTTCACTaacttttttgactcatcacatacactgctgctactgttaacTATCTGTCaatttattcctagttatatgtacatatctacctcaattaccttgtacccctgcacatcgactaggTTGTGTCTGGGAGCGTAGCCCGTGCAGAGAATCACAAGactgaacttcactcaactttctagagttttctccgttagttaacactatcaacgtttccctttacaGTTGAAATTGTGATCAAATCAATGCAATATTATCCACTTCCAATGCAACATactgaaacaaaacaaacaatgcaagacttagtatgcaaaactatgcaagagattttgttgtcGGCAGAGCCCATCGGAATAGGATTCTTTTGCATTGACAGGCATGACTCAGGCCCATACTCTACGCAGACTGGtgcgccataaccaatcagagctgcagtaggcctatatgcaaatagaccattgccatatatggatatgtaccattcactttgaactggactgttttacagcatgagcggtcgcGATTATTATGCAGCTGTTTTGAAATCAAagtgagagctgcatgtagccacgtctgcacatttgttcatattctttgctagttagtgagtcattagcccagttatagctgATGTGTAATCAGCAATGAGGGAGTGATttcttcctacaagagcacaaaccTGTACATTTCTATCCATCCTTAAAAAGCAGTCAAGTAAAGAGCTTTTTTTaatgtcttaaaggggcagtgttgtattttaaaacaggcttgaataagctaagtagccaataggcagagggtagcatataTTGTCTGaatctctgtaataatggtatgggaataataataaaTTGTATcatgtaaagtggtttcttgcatcaaacaacacaacaaaatgttcagTCACCTtatctgaaggacaagtggataaacaggatAATGTCAAGCTcagcatgtttttttttcaaaagtcttgtggaatgtaggcctacattgaacaccatatattggctgctactgtaggctgaatgatataacctatttccatgttaaaatgttgtgATGCATTTTCTCCACCGTTTtttatggtaggcctacattataaaTCAAATACTCACAGTAGCCTAATTGGACACTGTTAAAATAGTAAATTAATGTATAACCACAGTATTCACAGTAAACGTGTGCTGGAAGTTGCACCGAATTTTGACAACCTGAAGTTTGCtcaatgacaacaacaaaaaacaagggAACATTGCTGGTACCCCTTacatataaccaagttatcattactcctTGTGTATCTATTATCaggtgttttacttttctatgaTTTCTATATTTTAT from Oncorhynchus masou masou isolate Uvic2021 chromosome 22, UVic_Omas_1.1, whole genome shotgun sequence harbors:
- the LOC135509379 gene encoding putative sodium-coupled neutral amino acid transporter 8, with translation MEELARESISLLAKPTLETDGPRLGSLGAIFIMLKSALGAGLLNFPWAFEKAGGIRSAVAVEMVSLVFLISGLVILGYSSSISGRNTYQAVVKDVCGSAIGQLCEVVFVFNLFMISVAFLVIVSDQLKKLCISLYELITGLPETDMPYHWYTHPHFALILLCVFLILPLSIPKEISIQKYISVLGTLAATYLTVAMIVKYHTRDSSDVHISPLYTSGISSWASMFSVIPTICFGFQCHEACIAIYSSMENKSLSHWVFISVMSMFFCLVIYSLTGVYGYLTFGKDVAADILMSYTGDDVLMIIARLLFGISIITIFPIILLLGRSVIQDPLLSFCRRFHVVTESYENCSRVGLTIAWITITLLIAMFIPDISKVISIIGGISAFFIFIFPGLCLVFAMQSEQVSFKTRVVLTTWGMITLICGAFIFGQSTTIAIIQLINKS